GAAAATGCTTTTACATAAAACAGAAGTCTTTTTTTTAACATCACCTCAAAGCAGAAGTTCTGTATTTTTACTGGGCCTACTGATTTCACAACCGACACCTTGGGGATGACAGCCTACATTAAGGGAAGAACACCTTTGATACTTGTAATGATGTTGGAAAAGCTACATTAACTACACACTACCCTTACATACATATTTTGCCTATGTTATTACAATTCAATAATGTGTCTTTTTGTTTCTCAAAAGTCAATGTCAGCAGTATAAAGGAAAGAAATCATAGCTGCTGAGGAACATTTTTTAAACACAAAAATTATTACAGGAACTAAACTTGGAAGCATTTACTATGATGGCTACTGTGGTTGTTTTGATATGTTAATGATGATGCTGTGATCAAATAGAGATGAAATATATGCCTGTTTTGTAGATAGGGTTCTGTTGGGTACACTCTTATAAAAAAGGTGTTATCtttaacctaaaagggttataatcctttttggttccaggtaccaAATAACCCCCTAGATTTTATTGTTAACCATAGCTCAACATTTAAAATAGGGAAATACTTCGAATGAGGATTAGTGAAATTGACTATGCAAAAAACGAATCACAGGAACTTAACTTACTGCCAACATCAGGCAGTGAATAGTTGTGCCTGCTTTAATGAGAGTAAAGGATCCCAAATGGGACATTTCAACTTGTGTTGTGCAAAGGAGTGGTGTGATTTGTCCATCTATAAATTTGATGGACAAATGCTACACATGTATTACTTTTAACATTTTAGGAACTTTTTCTACATCTTTTGAGTTTTCTAAAAACGTTCAGCACCAAACTGTAAATATCAATTGTTGAACTTGAGGTCTTGGGTTTCTCTCGAACCCCATGTGACATTAAATGTCCAAACAGCAATTAGTACATTACTAATTGCTTATTTTTAATGTTATTTCAAATGTGTCTTTCTAAGTAAATATACAGTACAATGAGAAAGAGGTATATAAAAAAGGATAGTCtatttgacacttttttttttacttcatctAATCTCATCACAACCTTCTAACCCCTTTTGAAAGAAACCAGGAATCCAgcctgaaaataaataaataataacaacAGCAAATGTAGAGAAGGAGACCAGTCAAACACGTGACCTGTTCTCTCTTTTTTTATTGGAGAAGGATTTGATTGAGTGGATGAGGTTGTACTCAGATGAGTAGCATAAGAGGCCGTACCAGAGGGCCAATTCTGCAAATAGTAGGAGTGGTACGCTGAAAACAATTAAAACCATTTGTGATAGACAACTCAGTCAAAGGTTAACGATAAGTCACAGACAAAACGTCTTGTTTAAAAAGTGCATTCACAAACATGACAAATACTCTCAAAGGATGTCTATTTTCATGTGATACAAAATATGCATACCTGTTATAGAGTtgtctgtatttctatacacATGTATTTCTTTCAAAtgactttttttttaaaaaagGTTAAAAGCAGGTTTGTGATAATAGCAGCTTCAGATATCTCAGCTTCTTCCCAGTGCACCAAACATGTTACACATAGTCTTGGCTGGATATCCAAATAAAACTTCACAATGTGTctctgttgtacaactgaaatgacATGTTGTCTTTATTAAAAGAGATATTTATAAATGAAGTCTGCAGTTTAGAAAAAAAGGATCAATAAAATGCTGGGgccattaaatatattttcttATACCCGCTTTTTTTGTCAATATCATAAATACTAAAGACACAGGACAATATTATAAGACAACGCTGGGAGACTAAACGTAAAGATTAAAATAGTTGAAACATTTTTTCAAGTTTTCTACTTCATGAGAAAAAATTGTAGGCGAGCGCAGTAACACCATAATTCCAATTTACTTCAGTCCCTTGCTCTTTGTGAGCAAATAAACATTAGCCAAACAGCAGCTAGTCAGTCTATGCACATATAAGAGCTTGCTCAGCTTCATTTTAGTCCTTGCCCATCACAATTGAGTCAAGATATTACTTTTCAAAAATAATCCTTAAAAGCAGTCAAACATACTGATAGAAACCAATAAGTACCATGCAAATCTTGCAAGACGACATATTCTCAAACAAGAGACAAAGTATTCTTCGTACGAGCGAAATATCAATGAGGGGTAAATGGGCGAAAGGCAAAGACCTCTAACCAATACtaaatattatatttcaaaaaCCAAACCAAGAAAAACGTAATCTGTACATAATATAGTACATAAGAGTTCAAACTGGATTAGCAGTTTCTTTCCTTTTCGTAAGACTCTTGTCTTTCCTTAAAGTCTTTTCCTTAATAATAATAAAGTCCTTAATTGATCCCAATCTCTTTATTTTCCTCCATAAATCGAGCGAAGGGGCGTCTAGCCCCAACCTCGAGAACTGTCTTATCCAGCCCAGTCATGGGAGGGCTGCTACTGGCATTCACCCGGTCCATACGGTCCATACCTCCTGACATGGCCCCTAGCGAGGTCATACCTCCTCCACCCAGGCTGACAGGCAACTGGGGGATGCCTCCGTTCTGGATGACGGAGATCTCGTTGTTCTTCATGGCCAGGCCGTTGGTGATGGCGGCAGCATACTGGTTCCAGAAGCCAGGGTCTACGTTCATGGCCCTCGCCGCCAGGTCCTTCTGAAACATCTCGCTAAACTTCATGGCGTCCCCGCCCAGCAAGGCCATGGGGTTCTCCACGGAGAGACGGCGTCCACGACGGGCTGGCGCATTGTTCCACATGTGGGTGCCCATGTGCACCTGCATTCAGTCAACAGGAAACACAGGAACAGACATTATTATTCAAGAGCCTCTGGTCTTTTTTCATATTCTTTATATAACTTTCTTTTTGTAGCAGACAAATGTACCCTTTTTCTTATACTTtaaatgcatattattattattattatattctcTCTCATACCTTCAGGTTGCCTTTAGTGGTGAAGGCCCTTCCACAGATCGAGCAGCCAAatggtttttctcctgtgtgtgtgcgctcatgGATCTGCAGGGCACTAGCTGAGGAGAAGttcttcccacagttgtggcAGTTGTGCTGCTTGGGGGTGCGACGGGGAGTTGGCGGTGCCAGCATGGGGGTGATACTGGGGCTCATGTTGGTCTGGGGTGCAGAAGCGGGAACTTGGATGCCCACAGGCCTGTAAGGACCATCATTCAGGGACATGGGCTTGCTGTGCCTGTGCCCATTCATCTCCATTTTGATCATGTTGGATGCTGTGTTTAGTAAGCTAGAGTTGCTCAGAcctagagagagaaaacaaaaagaggaTATGTTTAGTTGGGAGAACAGAGACATGTGTTATTCAAATGACACATGTGGAActccatgtttttagacatttcagGTATCATTCAATTAAATTGCGATTTGTAAATGAACTATATCAAAGTCAGGATCATTGAATATACCTCTATCTCTGCTCAGGAACATCATGTTGAAGTGGTTCTCCTCCTTGATGAAGTGCCTGCTAGGCTGGGTTATGCTAGCAGTCAGGTCCAATGCCCCATTACCTTCAGACACAGGTGCCGGGGAATCTGACTTCTCAGATTTCACTGTAGCCATCCCGTTGTTCTCCTGCCCCTCTGCTGCAGTGCTGCTGTTATGGTTGAGTGTGGCTGGGGACTTGGATCGATGACTCTCTGGGTGACTGTGAGCAGGGGAGATGGGCTGCATGGACCCTGAGGACTCAGATAGTGCTGGGCTTCCCACACTCTGACCTTCCAGGTCCCCCGAGGCATACAGCGAGTCATTGTTGAAGAAGTCGTTCTCCCCTCCAAACCCGCCACCGTTCTGCATGGGCTTCAGCCCGAACGAGCGGCTCATATTGACAGATGAGTCGATCATCTTCATCTGGTTTTCCAGAGCAGCGATGCTGGAGATGACAGAAGTAGGTGGGGAGCGACCAGGGGACATTCCTGAATATGGATGGAGAGGTTTGGATGGGTCCATCATCTCTTCTCCTTCTTTCAGCTCTGCTTCGTCCTCCATAGCTGCCTCCATCTCATCTAGTAGCTCGTCATCATAGTTGCTCATGGCGTCTAAGCTCTTCTCGTCAAAGGAGAGGTCGGTGTCCATCTCCTGGAGAGACTCAGGCAGCGGGGTGTTGGGGATCTGGCCTCCCATGTGCATGCGGATGTGCTGCTGCAGGACCACAGCGTTCGTGAACTTCTTCTGGCAGATGGGGCAGGAGTGTTGGACCCGGAGAGGGGGCTTGGAACGATGGACCCCAAAGTGCGTTTTCAGATTGCCCTTGGTGGTGAACGCTCGGCCGCAGACCTTACATTTGAAAGGCCTTTCTCCCGTGTGAATGCGGTAGTGCATCTTAAGGGCACTCTGGCAGCTGAGCACACGGTGACAGATGACACACTGGTTGGGGTCGGTCATCTTCTTGTCGATGTTCTCCACCAGCTGCTGCAGCTTTGAGGTCTCGGACGTTTGCATAGAGTCCAGAAGGCCGCCGAACGGAAACTTGGCCTTGAACTGATCAGAGATCATGGGGAGGATTGGATGGGAGACAGAGGGGGCAATGATGGGTTCAGTACAGCTGCTAGTGGATGTGGTCGCGGTGACTGTGGTGGCGAGGACCACTTGAGTAACGGTGGGGGTCTTGTTCTCACCAGGCCTGGAAGTGGGGAGGTTTGGGGGTAGGTGGATGCCCTCTGGTTTCAGAATGGGAGGCATGTCACCCCCTAAGTTGGGCTGCGGAGACCGTGAGGTGGTGATCATGCCTGCTTCTGTGAAGAGGTTAGGTGACAGTGAGGCACATTCGCTGGA
The sequence above is drawn from the Salmo salar chromosome ssa05, Ssal_v3.1, whole genome shotgun sequence genome and encodes:
- the LOC106605069 gene encoding sal-like protein 3, with product MSRRKQAKPQHLKSDEDPTIAGVVSENATGEVLDDSDSGNESRSGSEETHVCEKCCAEFFKWSDFCEHLTSCIKNPLVLIVNENETEPSQEYPAEPSPSPSCHSDQADSEDAGEGSSHSPGEDDEGAELALEGGSVLDKEDEPMELSLEKLVDLEVSDASPEPDGALPQLSDPAPSSVKSYSMPSTNVTLETLHSTSVAVAQFSQSVCAAVAGSGVSPLAIPMILDQLMALQQQQIHQLQLIEQIRSQVALMQRQPSVAQLAQNHHHHHHNTVAGSQGPSSSNQLQQLHNFITPPVHQLPIRLPSPLNSLSSSSSSLTSAIDGPLFSHTQQSSNQQSKFSMPNTTSANSSFPPSGGNVLSSLLPSCMTSITHSSIGAGSAAGGGMSSSITALPRNSSSPPSLGHNSLLSTSPSNLPLIPHSSSSSVIFPNPLASIAATANALDPLSALMRHRKGKPPNVSVFDTKPSSEDPFFKHKCRFCAKVFGSDSALQIHLRSHTGERPFKCNICGNRFSTKGNLKVHFQRHKEKYPHVQMNPYPVPEYLDNVPTSSGIPYGMSFPPEKPVTTWLDSKPVLPTVPTSAGLQFPPTLPSMMGGYGDSPSITPLSRSPQRPSPPSSECASLSPNLFTEAGMITTSRSPQPNLGGDMPPILKPEGIHLPPNLPTSRPGENKTPTVTQVVLATTVTATTSTSSCTEPIIAPSVSHPILPMISDQFKAKFPFGGLLDSMQTSETSKLQQLVENIDKKMTDPNQCVICHRVLSCQSALKMHYRIHTGERPFKCKVCGRAFTTKGNLKTHFGVHRSKPPLRVQHSCPICQKKFTNAVVLQQHIRMHMGGQIPNTPLPESLQEMDTDLSFDEKSLDAMSNYDDELLDEMEAAMEDEAELKEGEEMMDPSKPLHPYSGMSPGRSPPTSVISSIAALENQMKMIDSSVNMSRSFGLKPMQNGGGFGGENDFFNNDSLYASGDLEGQSVGSPALSESSGSMQPISPAHSHPESHRSKSPATLNHNSSTAAEGQENNGMATVKSEKSDSPAPVSEGNGALDLTASITQPSRHFIKEENHFNMMFLSRDRGLSNSSLLNTASNMIKMEMNGHRHSKPMSLNDGPYRPVGIQVPASAPQTNMSPSITPMLAPPTPRRTPKQHNCHNCGKNFSSASALQIHERTHTGEKPFGCSICGRAFTTKGNLKVHMGTHMWNNAPARRGRRLSVENPMALLGGDAMKFSEMFQKDLAARAMNVDPGFWNQYAAAITNGLAMKNNEISVIQNGGIPQLPVSLGGGGMTSLGAMSGGMDRMDRVNASSSPPMTGLDKTVLEVGARRPFARFMEENKEIGIN